The following coding sequences are from one bacterium SCSIO 12741 window:
- a CDS encoding META domain-containing protein encodes MELCWFSGFCRQYRLSPCTRPIWIGFAPIRDTLSGFNKLSGFGPIRAISGNFEVTDSTFELHIFDPIYSKEAPGTSRATHYEQRFFDGLFSTHHFEIQNNLLTLKNSSGPPLLFEAAQ; translated from the coding sequence TTGGAACTTTGTTGGTTTTCAGGTTTCTGCCGACAGTATAGACTTTCCCCCTGCACCCGACCTATTTGGATAGGCTTTGCGCCCATTCGAGATACCCTATCTGGGTTCAACAAACTCTCAGGTTTTGGTCCCATAAGAGCCATTTCCGGCAATTTTGAGGTGACTGATTCAACCTTTGAGCTCCATATTTTTGACCCCATTTATTCCAAGGAAGCCCCGGGCACGAGCCGTGCAACCCATTACGAACAGCGCTTTTTCGACGGTTTGTTTTCTACCCATCATTTCGAAATCCAAAATAACCTACTCACCTTAAAGAATTCAAGTGGACCTCCGCTGCTATTTGAAGCGGCCCAATAG